A window of Methylocaldum szegediense genomic DNA:
ACTTGGTGAACCCGTAGCGCTTGTTCAGCTCGAAGATGGTGCGCAGGTAGACGTAGGTCTTGCCGGTGCCGGTCTCCATCTCCACGGTGAAGTCGCCTGAGGCGAGCGATTCGGACGGAGCGATGCCGTTGCGAAGCTGGACGGCCTGGAGGTTGGCCAGCAGTTCCTCGTCGAGCAGCGTCAGGCGGTTGCCGATGCCCAGATCGTTTTGCGCGAAGCCAAGGCGCATCTGCGTGTCTGCAGGGTCGCGCGTAACCGTGAATTCGGTGCGGCAGATTTCCTGCCCTCGAAACAGGTCGCAGACCGCCTCGATGGCCTGGAGCTGGTAGTCGAGATCGGGTTCGAAGTGCAGTTTCATGGGCGCGCGTACTCACAGACTCCGAACGTTGGTGATACCGTGCTGCTCGAGGATCGCGGCCATGTTGGTCTTGGCCACGTCGTCGGCGAAGGCGCTGTCGCGGAAGACGCAAGTCGTGTCGCCGGCGGGCGCGAGCGCCTTGTGCCAGTCCACGATGCCCTGCGCCAGCGCTTCCACTTCGGCCCGCTCGATCTTTGGCGCGAGGCATGCCATCAGCACGCCCCCGCCGACGGAGTGTACCTCCTTGCCGGCGAACGTGCGTGTCTCGATGGGGACGCAGAGGTCGAGGCCGAGCTTGAGGAGCAGCTCGTACAGCACATCGGTCTCGGTGCGATCGGGCTTGATGTGCTCCATGGAGTCGAGGAGCGTCTGTTCAAGGTTGTCGCGGTCGGGCTCCCACGCGCGGATGTTACTGGAATCGAGCTTGAAGACACGGAAGCCGAGGTCGCCCGTGTACGTCGGGTTCTCGTCCTTGATCTTCTTCGCAGCGCGGCGGAGGCGTTCCTTGGTCAGCTCGGCGATGTTGCGTGGCTTGCCCAGGCCGTCGCAAAACTCCGCCGCCACCCTTTGATCTTTGTTCTCAGGGTCGAGCGGCTCAGGCAACTGGACCAGCACGTAGCGCCGCGTCCCGCCATCCGCAAGGTTCTGGGTCATTACAGCGTGGCCAGTAGTCCCGGCGCCCGCAAAGAAATCCAAGACGATGTCTGACGACCGGGATGCGATCGCCACGATGCGTTCGATCAGATAAGGGGACTTCGGAAAATCAAGGACCGGACTTCCCAACAGCTCCTTCAAGGATTTGCGCCCGTAGTCATTGTTGAACTCCTTATCTAGCCACAGCGACTTGGCGAGTGTGGACGCCTTCTCACCGTCCTCGTTCATCAGGTAGTCTTTCCGGAACACTCTCCACGTACCGTCGCCCATCCGGTCAGCGATCAGCAGCTCGTTGTCAGCAACGACCTTGTCTCGACCCCAAGTCCAACATGTTTCGATGCCATCCGGTGTGACGGGCAGCACCTTCTCTGTGAACTCATGGTCCTGCACGAGAGAGACTCGGCCGGTGTCCGGATTGACGTACAGAGGGAAGAACAGATTTGGGCGGGTACGTGGATTGAACGCCTGATTCCGGTTGCGCAGACCGAGTGCGCGATACTTTCCCCTCTCGTCCTCCCTGTCGTACTCCTCCGTCATGGCCTCACCCTTAATCATGCCGACGATGCTTCCATCGACCTCCGGATCCTTAACGAAGACCGCGAGGTAGTCATGTGTCTTGGCGATATACTTGTCGAGGTGGCGTCCACGCGGATTGACGAGCACGGGCAGGAACCCGACGAATGCCTCGTCGCCAAAGATCTCACAGCCGATCTTTTTCAGGTTGTCGGCCTCCGTGTCGTCGATACTGATGAATACCGCTCCATCATCGCGAAGGAGGCTCCTCGCCACCTTGAGCCGCGGGTACATCATGTTCAGCCAGGCCGTGTGGAAGCGCCCGCTGGCCTCGGTGTTGGTGCTGATCTTCCGTCCGCCCTCAACCTGCCCTGTC
This region includes:
- a CDS encoding site-specific DNA-methyltransferase → MKKLTLNDPETRSLDGVAENIRRLKALFPELVTEGPNGAAVNVDVLKALVGDATVTDADEKYGLNWHGKRRARQLALTPSTGTLRPCPEDSVDWDTTQNLMIEGDNLEVLKLLQKSYAGKVKLIYIDPPYNTGKDFVYPDDYQDSIKNYLELTGQVEGGRKISTNTEASGRFHTAWLNMMYPRLKVARSLLRDDGAVFISIDDTEADNLKKIGCEIFGDEAFVGFLPVLVNPRGRHLDKYIAKTHDYLAVFVKDPEVDGSIVGMIKGEAMTEEYDREDERGKYRALGLRNRNQAFNPRTRPNLFFPLYVNPDTGRVSLVQDHEFTEKVLPVTPDGIETCWTWGRDKVVADNELLIADRMGDGTWRVFRKDYLMNEDGEKASTLAKSLWLDKEFNNDYGRKSLKELLGSPVLDFPKSPYLIERIVAIASRSSDIVLDFFAGAGTTGHAVMTQNLADGGTRRYVLVQLPEPLDPENKDQRVAAEFCDGLGKPRNIAELTKERLRRAAKKIKDENPTYTGDLGFRVFKLDSSNIRAWEPDRDNLEQTLLDSMEHIKPDRTETDVLYELLLKLGLDLCVPIETRTFAGKEVHSVGGGVLMACLAPKIERAEVEALAQGIVDWHKALAPAGDTTCVFRDSAFADDVAKTNMAAILEQHGITNVRSL